One genomic segment of Vicinamibacterales bacterium includes these proteins:
- a CDS encoding MarR family transcriptional regulator yields the protein MSPDAFEIAITDFAESIGLLVRRVRATGTSHDLSWSETAVMKRLAKDGPATTAVLARLQGMRPQSMRPIVATLEKMGLVERKPHATDGRQINLRLTPRGAAAQKAAGDAKRAWIVRAVSQLEKREQAIVFQAGRIMRRLAESEPR from the coding sequence ATGTCGCCTGACGCGTTCGAGATCGCCATCACGGACTTCGCCGAATCGATCGGTCTGTTGGTGCGTCGCGTTCGCGCGACGGGCACCTCTCACGACCTCTCGTGGAGCGAAACCGCCGTGATGAAGCGGCTCGCGAAAGACGGACCCGCGACCACCGCCGTCCTGGCGCGCCTGCAAGGCATGCGACCGCAGTCGATGCGTCCCATCGTCGCCACGCTCGAAAAGATGGGGCTCGTCGAACGCAAGCCGCATGCGACGGACGGCCGCCAGATCAATCTCCGGCTCACACCCAGAGGTGCGGCGGCGCAGAAGGCGGCGGGTGATGCGAAACGCGCCTGGATCGTGCGCGCGGTCTCCCAGCTTGAGAAGCGGGAACAAGCGATCGTCTTCCAAGCCGGCCGAATCATGCGGCGGCTGGCGGAAAGCGAGCCGCGATGA
- a CDS encoding DinB family protein → MQLRELFMADLERERPITRKAVAAVPEGKGDWKPHEKSMPLGRLTGLVAMMPGWLTMMIGQDEFDVAPPAGQSSPFSKPLTTREELLKAVDAGFDGATQALQSTSDDHLMQPWRLKARGVVVAEGPRHVMMRDALMHLAHHRGQLTVYIRLNGAAVPALYGPSADEQTF, encoded by the coding sequence ATGCAGCTGCGCGAGCTTTTCATGGCGGACCTCGAACGCGAGCGGCCGATCACACGCAAGGCCGTCGCGGCGGTGCCGGAAGGCAAAGGCGACTGGAAGCCGCATGAGAAATCGATGCCGCTTGGACGCCTGACCGGCCTGGTGGCCATGATGCCGGGATGGCTGACGATGATGATCGGCCAGGACGAGTTCGACGTCGCACCTCCGGCCGGGCAGTCGTCGCCGTTTTCGAAGCCGCTGACCACGCGCGAGGAGTTGCTGAAGGCGGTGGATGCCGGTTTCGACGGCGCCACGCAGGCGCTCCAGTCGACGAGCGACGATCATCTGATGCAGCCGTGGCGTCTGAAGGCGCGGGGTGTCGTCGTCGCCGAGGGGCCGCGGCACGTGATGATGCGCGACGCGCTCATGCACCTGGCGCACCATCGGGGACAGTTGACCGTCTACATCCGCCTCAACGGCGCGGCCGTCCCCGCGCTGTATGGACCGTCGGCCGACGAGCAGACGTTCTGA
- a CDS encoding YidB family protein: MREPQMGMFDGILGGLVGAGMVSVVNGVLEQHGGLSGIVRQLESNGLGNTVQSWVSAGPNQPVSPDDLHRALGPDLLQQLAAKSGLSVQDLTQTLSQVLPQVVDKMTPNGVVPPIR; the protein is encoded by the coding sequence ATGAGGGAGCCACAAATGGGCATGTTCGACGGCATTCTCGGCGGGCTGGTGGGCGCGGGTATGGTTTCGGTCGTCAACGGCGTCCTCGAGCAGCACGGCGGCCTGTCGGGGATCGTGCGCCAGCTCGAGAGCAACGGGTTGGGCAACACCGTTCAGTCGTGGGTGAGCGCGGGGCCGAATCAGCCTGTTTCGCCGGACGATCTGCACCGGGCACTCGGTCCCGATCTCCTGCAGCAGCTCGCCGCAAAATCGGGCCTGTCGGTGCAGGACCTGACGCAGACGCTGTCACAGGTGCTGCCGCAGGTGGTGGACAAGATGACGCCGAACGGCGTCGTCCCCCCGATCCGCTGA
- a CDS encoding M20 family metallopeptidase → MPAILDYARQHVGTTIAAIERLVGLESPSTDKAAVDRCGRELAGMLRDAAATVDVVANADYGDCLRARFGGDGPAVMLLGHFDTVWPVGTLERMPLQVDRDRLSGPGAFDMKAGIAIGLAALQALRATNTPHPPVQMVWTADEEIGSGTSRGLIEVEAQRARAVLVLEPSLPGGALKTARKGCGEFELVVHGIAAHAGLDPGRGASAIQELAAQIAAIDRLQDLSNGISVNVGTVAGGSRPNVVAAEARAVIDVRAPTRPAAERIEAALRALQPLRPGTRLTITGGFDRPPMERTAAIAGLFERARSIAAALGRDLGEGAAGGGSDGNFTAALGVPTLDGLGAMGDGAHAAHEHVDVPSLPWRVALVAALIAGL, encoded by the coding sequence ATGCCGGCCATCCTCGACTACGCGCGACAGCACGTCGGCACGACCATCGCGGCGATCGAGCGTCTCGTCGGGCTCGAGTCGCCGAGCACCGACAAGGCCGCCGTCGATCGTTGCGGCCGCGAACTGGCGGGCATGTTGCGCGACGCGGCCGCCACGGTCGACGTCGTGGCGAACGCGGACTACGGCGACTGTCTCCGCGCGCGGTTCGGCGGCGACGGGCCGGCGGTGATGCTGCTCGGTCACTTCGACACGGTCTGGCCGGTCGGCACGCTGGAGCGGATGCCGCTGCAGGTCGATCGCGACAGATTGTCCGGTCCAGGCGCCTTCGACATGAAGGCCGGCATCGCTATCGGGCTGGCGGCCCTGCAGGCGCTGCGCGCCACGAACACGCCGCATCCACCCGTGCAGATGGTGTGGACTGCCGACGAGGAAATCGGCAGTGGAACGTCGCGCGGGCTGATCGAGGTCGAGGCACAGCGGGCGCGCGCCGTGCTGGTGTTGGAGCCGTCGCTGCCTGGCGGCGCCTTGAAGACGGCGCGCAAGGGATGCGGCGAATTCGAGCTGGTGGTCCACGGCATCGCCGCGCACGCCGGACTCGATCCCGGCAGGGGCGCGAGCGCGATTCAGGAGCTGGCAGCGCAGATCGCCGCAATCGATCGGCTCCAGGATCTCTCGAACGGCATCAGCGTGAACGTCGGCACGGTCGCGGGCGGCTCACGCCCGAACGTCGTGGCGGCAGAGGCGCGCGCCGTCATCGACGTCCGCGCTCCGACGCGCCCGGCGGCGGAGCGGATCGAAGCGGCCCTGCGCGCGCTGCAACCGCTGCGGCCGGGGACGCGTCTTACGATCACGGGGGGATTCGATCGCCCGCCGATGGAGCGGACGGCCGCGATCGCCGGGCTCTTCGAGCGCGCGCGGAGCATCGCGGCGGCGCTTGGACGTGACCTGGGCGAAGGGGCGGCCGGTGGCGGCTCCGACGGGAACTTTACCGCGGCGCTCGGCGTCCCAACTCTCGATGGCCTCGGCGCGATGGGTGACGGCGCGCACGCCGCCCACGAGCATGTCGACGTGCCGTCGCTGCCGTGGCGGGTGGCGCTGGTCGCCGCGTTGATTGCAGGGCTGTAA
- a CDS encoding zinc metalloprotease HtpX, which produces MPNGLKTVLLLGLLSGVLLAIGDLFGGANGLLIGLVIAVVMNFGSYWFSDKLVLRMYRAQEVGPGHRLFGIVERLSRQAMLPMPKVYVIPDPSPNAFATGRNPEHAAVAATDGILQVLNDNELEGVIAHELAHVKHRDILISSVAATIAATIMFAARAAHFAAIFGGYGGRDRDRGSNPIALLATIILAPIAAMLIQMAISRSREYAADAGGAKIAGNPYGLVEALKKIEAKSRQVPLDANPATAHMFIINPFTRPGLTSLFSSHPPTEERIRALLGTLR; this is translated from the coding sequence ATGCCCAACGGCTTGAAAACGGTGCTGCTGCTCGGATTGCTCAGCGGAGTGCTGCTCGCGATCGGAGATCTGTTCGGCGGTGCCAATGGGCTGCTCATCGGCCTTGTCATCGCCGTGGTGATGAACTTCGGGTCGTACTGGTTTTCGGACAAGCTCGTCCTCCGCATGTATCGCGCGCAGGAGGTCGGCCCGGGGCATCGTCTGTTCGGGATTGTCGAGCGCCTCTCGCGTCAGGCGATGCTGCCGATGCCGAAGGTCTACGTCATCCCCGATCCGTCGCCGAACGCCTTCGCGACGGGGCGCAATCCCGAGCACGCCGCGGTCGCCGCGACCGACGGCATCCTGCAGGTGCTGAACGACAACGAGCTCGAAGGGGTGATCGCGCATGAACTGGCGCACGTCAAGCACCGCGACATCCTCATCAGCTCGGTGGCGGCGACGATCGCCGCGACGATCATGTTTGCCGCGCGCGCGGCGCACTTCGCGGCGATCTTCGGCGGCTACGGCGGCCGCGACCGCGACCGCGGCAGCAATCCGATTGCGCTGCTGGCGACGATCATCCTGGCGCCGATCGCCGCGATGCTGATCCAGATGGCCATCTCGCGCTCGCGCGAGTACGCGGCGGACGCGGGCGGCGCCAAGATCGCCGGCAATCCCTACGGCCTGGTCGAGGCCCTGAAGAAGATCGAGGCGAAGAGCCGGCAAGTGCCGCTCGATGCCAACCCGGCCACCGCCCACATGTTCATCATCAACCCGTTCACCCGCCCCGGGCTGACGTCGCTCTTCAGCAGCCACCCGCCGACTGAGGAGCGCATCCGCGCGCTGCTCGGCACCCTCCGGTAG
- a CDS encoding ATP-dependent Clp protease ATP-binding subunit produces MKEDDFDIPQSKLAESAERVVDRSLEDARRRNHALLTNEHVCLAFAQSEWDMFGEVMRDLELNPHEIVQALEEHLRLLPSLPSRELRVAPSTKLLFKLALLHASRCGRHTIEATDLFSAIFEETQGIPVSIIRRHGIEPETLVTRLATRMRDHEMQEERLKKRFELPPFLKHFATNLNQLARQDKVPPVFGRDAEMDRIFEVLCHRERANSVLLLGEPGVGKTAIAEGLARRIEFEPDTVPVRLRDCQIVNLQMNTMVAGTMLRGMFEDRIQNVIREIKERPNLILFIDEVHTMIGAGSALGAPSDAANVFKSVLARGEVRIIGATTESEYKEFIQEDEALARRFRAVHVGAPSIEETRTILYSLRPRLERNYSVQIKDSAIERALEMSPRYMRHLQLPDKVIGWLDTAAVKAEIDRRWEVTGEDVVNVISQIARIPEDMVFREVTDRFRGIEDKLGQRVVGQRKAIDAVARRLVLNKGPLKDGFDRPDGVLLFLGPTGVGKTELAKSVGQFLFGDEKKMIRVDMSEYQDGAVAVDKMIGMPRGIVGSERGGVLTNQLKDNPYSVILLDEVEKASPSMLNLFLQAFDEGWVTDGRGKRVYLSDAIVIMTSNIGCEHFRKLTSPLGFHKTQVGVEQIEGDIQRELERRFSPEFRNRIDEVVIFSPLSKDEVRQIALQQIEKIEQSLNRSGRTLSVTPAALEQIVTDGYSLAYGARFLKRVIESKIKVPISQRWAEGASFVADAADGQVEIHVNDAHGQYPALAATA; encoded by the coding sequence GTGAAAGAGGACGATTTCGACATTCCTCAGAGCAAGCTGGCCGAATCAGCCGAGCGCGTCGTCGACCGCTCGCTCGAAGACGCCCGGCGGCGGAACCATGCCCTGCTCACCAACGAGCACGTCTGCCTGGCGTTCGCCCAGTCGGAATGGGACATGTTCGGCGAAGTCATGCGCGATCTCGAGCTGAATCCGCACGAGATCGTGCAGGCCCTCGAAGAGCACCTTCGGCTTCTGCCGAGCCTTCCCAGCCGTGAGCTGCGTGTCGCCCCGTCGACCAAGCTCCTGTTCAAGCTGGCACTGCTGCACGCCAGCCGCTGCGGCCGTCACACCATCGAGGCGACCGATCTGTTCTCGGCCATCTTCGAGGAGACGCAGGGCATCCCGGTGTCGATCATCCGCAGGCACGGGATCGAGCCCGAGACGCTGGTCACTCGGCTGGCGACACGAATGCGCGACCACGAGATGCAGGAGGAGCGTCTGAAGAAGCGCTTCGAGCTTCCCCCGTTCCTCAAGCACTTCGCCACCAACCTGAATCAGCTGGCGCGCCAGGACAAGGTCCCGCCGGTGTTCGGCCGGGACGCGGAGATGGACCGCATCTTCGAGGTGTTGTGCCACCGGGAGCGCGCCAACTCCGTCCTGCTCCTCGGGGAGCCCGGCGTCGGCAAGACCGCGATTGCCGAGGGCCTGGCGCGGCGGATCGAGTTCGAGCCGGACACGGTTCCGGTCCGGCTGCGCGACTGCCAAATCGTCAACCTGCAGATGAACACGATGGTGGCCGGGACGATGCTGCGCGGCATGTTCGAAGATCGCATCCAGAACGTGATTCGCGAGATCAAGGAACGGCCGAACCTCATCCTGTTCATCGACGAGGTGCACACGATGATCGGCGCGGGCTCGGCGCTCGGGGCGCCGTCAGACGCGGCCAACGTCTTCAAGTCGGTGCTGGCCCGCGGCGAAGTCCGGATCATCGGCGCCACCACCGAGAGCGAGTACAAGGAATTCATCCAGGAGGACGAGGCGCTGGCACGACGCTTCCGTGCCGTCCACGTCGGGGCGCCGAGCATCGAAGAGACGCGGACGATCCTCTATAGCCTGCGGCCGCGCCTCGAGCGCAACTACTCGGTGCAGATCAAGGACAGCGCGATCGAGAGGGCGCTCGAGATGTCGCCGCGCTATATGCGCCACCTCCAGCTCCCCGACAAGGTCATCGGCTGGCTCGACACCGCCGCCGTCAAGGCTGAAATCGATCGCCGCTGGGAGGTCACCGGCGAGGACGTCGTCAACGTCATCTCGCAGATCGCGCGGATTCCGGAAGACATGGTCTTCCGCGAGGTGACGGATCGCTTCCGCGGCATCGAAGACAAGCTCGGCCAGCGGGTGGTCGGACAGCGCAAGGCGATCGACGCGGTGGCGCGGCGGCTGGTGCTGAACAAGGGTCCGCTCAAGGACGGATTCGACCGGCCCGACGGCGTGCTGCTGTTCCTCGGCCCGACCGGCGTCGGCAAGACCGAACTGGCCAAGTCGGTCGGGCAGTTCCTGTTCGGCGACGAGAAGAAGATGATCCGTGTCGACATGTCCGAGTATCAGGACGGCGCGGTCGCGGTCGACAAGATGATCGGCATGCCGCGCGGCATCGTCGGCAGCGAACGCGGCGGCGTCCTGACCAACCAGCTGAAGGACAACCCCTACTCGGTGATCCTGCTCGACGAGGTCGAGAAGGCCAGCCCGAGCATGCTGAACCTGTTCCTGCAGGCCTTCGACGAAGGGTGGGTCACCGACGGCCGCGGCAAGCGCGTCTACCTCTCCGACGCGATCGTCATCATGACGTCGAACATCGGCTGCGAGCACTTCCGCAAGCTGACCAGTCCGCTCGGGTTCCACAAGACGCAGGTCGGCGTCGAGCAGATCGAGGGAGACATCCAGCGCGAGCTGGAACGCCGCTTCTCGCCTGAGTTCAGAAACCGCATCGACGAGGTGGTGATCTTCTCGCCGCTGTCGAAGGACGAAGTGCGGCAGATCGCGCTGCAGCAGATCGAGAAGATCGAGCAGTCGCTCAATCGCAGCGGCCGGACGCTGTCGGTGACGCCGGCGGCGCTCGAACAGATCGTCACCGACGGCTACAGCCTGGCTTACGGCGCGCGCTTCCTGAAGCGCGTCATCGAGTCGAAGATCAAGGTGCCGATCAGCCAGCGCTGGGCGGAAGGCGCGTCGTTCGTCGCCGATGCCGCCGACGGGCAGGTCGAGATCCACGTCAACGACGCACACGGCCAGTATCCTGCGCTGGCGGCGACGGCCTAG
- a CDS encoding prolyl oligopeptidase family serine peptidase, whose product MPIGRSLRVAALLAALLAPVLVAQGPSRAEPLHYMQPPKNIVDAFDAEPLPQTIVSPNHQTIALISARQHPSIAELAQPMYRLAGVRISPRTNGPRLGGSVYAITLKTIATGADVKVTLPPEPRVSNVRFSPDGSHLSFLNTKNAAIEVWAADAATGASRLVSGSARANATAGDPCDWLHDNVTLVCELVAADRGPAPTEPEVPAGPNVQETSGKAAPAATYEDLLHTPFDDALFEYYFTSQLVAINTTTGAQSPFGRPAIYANVTPSPGGDYVLATAIKRPYSHLIPINGFPQDVEIVARRGGAVTKLADLPSREGTPLTGVEPGPRSHQWRADEPATIVWIEALDGGDLKNQVPFRDKVMALDAPFTAQPREFAKTEWRFGGMSFTDKGTALLTENDRASRHTRTWLLESGAQPRKVWDRKQEAAYDNPGTPIAHGPSGGGGRGGGAAAPLIQNGDFIYLAGEGASPGGDRPFVDRLNLKTLATERIFRSGSDALETFVAPLSDDMNRFLVRYETPADPPNYYARNRDTTTKRAVTAFKDPQPQIRGVTSQYVTYKRKDGVTLSGTLYLPPDYQKGTKLPLIMWAYPREFGDADSASQVTGSPNRFTTISGYSHMFLLLSGYAIFDNPTMPIIGPGETANDHYVEQLVASAEAAVEQVVSMGVTDRDHIGVGGHSYGGFMTANLLANSRLFRAGFAESGAYNRTLTPFGFQSERRTFWEVPDIYGRMSPFFHADRIKDPILLMHGEMDDNSGTFPIQSERLYMALKGHGATVRYVTLPYEAHGYVARETLLHVLWERLTWFDKYVKNAAPRP is encoded by the coding sequence ATGCCGATCGGCCGTTCGCTGCGCGTTGCCGCCTTGCTCGCGGCACTTCTCGCGCCGGTTCTCGTCGCCCAGGGCCCGTCCCGCGCCGAGCCCCTGCACTACATGCAGCCGCCGAAGAACATTGTCGACGCCTTCGACGCCGAGCCGCTGCCGCAGACGATCGTCAGCCCGAACCATCAGACGATCGCGCTGATCTCGGCGCGGCAACACCCGTCGATCGCGGAGCTGGCGCAACCGATGTATCGCCTCGCCGGCGTCCGGATCAGTCCCCGGACGAACGGGCCGCGGCTCGGCGGGAGCGTTTACGCGATCACCCTCAAGACGATCGCGACGGGCGCCGACGTCAAGGTGACGCTGCCGCCGGAGCCGCGCGTCTCGAACGTGAGGTTCTCGCCCGACGGATCGCACCTGTCGTTCCTCAACACGAAAAACGCGGCAATTGAAGTGTGGGCGGCGGATGCGGCGACCGGCGCGTCAAGACTGGTCAGCGGGAGCGCGCGCGCCAACGCCACCGCCGGCGACCCCTGCGACTGGCTGCACGACAACGTGACGCTCGTCTGCGAGCTGGTGGCGGCCGATCGCGGCCCCGCTCCGACGGAACCCGAGGTGCCCGCGGGTCCCAACGTGCAGGAGACGTCCGGCAAAGCGGCGCCGGCCGCGACCTACGAGGACCTGCTCCACACGCCGTTCGACGACGCGTTGTTCGAGTACTACTTCACCAGCCAGCTGGTCGCGATCAACACCACGACCGGCGCGCAGAGCCCGTTCGGCAGGCCGGCCATCTACGCGAACGTCACGCCGTCGCCGGGCGGCGATTACGTGCTCGCCACCGCCATCAAGCGGCCGTACTCGCATCTCATCCCGATCAACGGCTTTCCCCAGGACGTCGAGATCGTGGCGCGCCGCGGTGGCGCGGTCACCAAGCTTGCCGACCTGCCGAGCCGTGAGGGGACGCCGCTGACCGGCGTCGAACCGGGTCCGCGCAGCCATCAATGGCGGGCCGACGAGCCCGCGACGATCGTCTGGATCGAGGCGCTCGACGGCGGCGACCTGAAGAACCAGGTACCCTTCCGCGACAAGGTGATGGCGCTCGACGCGCCGTTCACGGCGCAGCCGCGAGAGTTCGCGAAGACCGAGTGGCGCTTCGGCGGCATGTCGTTCACGGACAAGGGTACCGCGCTGCTGACCGAAAACGATCGCGCCTCGCGCCACACCCGCACCTGGCTGCTCGAGTCTGGCGCCCAGCCGCGCAAGGTGTGGGATCGGAAACAGGAGGCGGCGTACGACAATCCGGGGACGCCGATCGCGCACGGCCCGTCCGGAGGCGGCGGCCGCGGCGGCGGCGCCGCCGCGCCGCTGATCCAGAACGGCGACTTCATCTATCTTGCCGGTGAGGGCGCATCGCCCGGCGGCGACCGGCCGTTCGTCGACCGGCTGAACCTGAAGACGCTGGCCACCGAACGCATCTTCCGATCGGGCAGCGACGCGCTCGAGACGTTCGTCGCGCCGCTCAGCGACGACATGAACCGGTTCCTGGTCCGCTACGAGACGCCGGCAGATCCGCCGAACTACTACGCGCGCAACCGCGACACGACGACGAAGCGCGCCGTGACGGCGTTCAAGGATCCGCAGCCGCAAATCCGCGGAGTCACGAGCCAGTACGTCACCTACAAACGCAAGGACGGCGTGACGCTGTCGGGCACGCTGTACCTGCCACCGGACTATCAGAAGGGCACGAAGCTGCCGCTCATCATGTGGGCGTATCCGCGCGAGTTCGGCGACGCCGACTCGGCCAGCCAGGTGACCGGCTCGCCCAACCGCTTCACGACGATCAGTGGCTACTCGCACATGTTCCTGCTGCTGTCGGGCTACGCGATCTTCGACAACCCGACGATGCCGATCATCGGGCCTGGCGAGACGGCGAACGATCACTATGTCGAGCAGCTCGTCGCCAGTGCCGAGGCGGCCGTCGAGCAGGTCGTGTCGATGGGGGTCACCGACCGCGATCACATCGGCGTCGGCGGCCACAGCTACGGCGGCTTCATGACGGCCAACCTGCTCGCGAACTCACGGCTGTTCCGCGCCGGCTTCGCCGAGAGCGGCGCTTACAACCGGACGCTGACGCCGTTCGGATTCCAGAGCGAGCGCCGCACGTTCTGGGAAGTGCCGGACATCTACGGCCGGATGTCGCCGTTCTTCCACGCCGATCGCATCAAGGATCCGATCCTGCTGATGCACGGCGAGATGGACGACAACTCCGGCACGTTCCCGATCCAGTCCGAGCGCCTCTACATGGCGCTGAAGGGCCACGGCGCCACCGTGCGCTACGTCACGCTGCCCTACGAGGCCCACGGCTACGTCGCGCGTGAGACGCTGCTGCACGTGCTGTGGGAGCGCCTGACCTGGTTCGACAAGTACGTGAAGAACGCGGCACCGCGCCCGTAG
- a CDS encoding radical SAM protein, whose product MLFDLAPRPPTSRMIALQVRDHGADSLDEAQRRADEARYQEITCRSALNPVKGMPFKWTLNPYRGCTHGCHYCFARRYQTQFALGPGDEFSSLIFVKTNFPDVLQRELDHPSWTREQVALGTATDPYQPIEGHYKLTRRSIEALIAGRTPVGIVTKGPMIVRDKELLAELSRVAGCTVCVSVPTVDEDAWRALEPGTAHPLQRLRAVKILREAGVRAGVLMMPVVPGFTTQPAKLDATIKAIADHDAAFLGANVMYLKGGTKDHFMGFLAGAFPKMVKSYNRLYVGAYAAPAYVKEVRGIIEMFKARHGMTDKHREFDDAEPEEAITPAAQPQQASLRF is encoded by the coding sequence ATGCTCTTCGACCTTGCTCCCCGCCCTCCGACCAGCAGGATGATCGCCCTGCAGGTCCGCGATCACGGAGCCGATTCGCTCGACGAGGCGCAGCGGCGCGCCGACGAGGCGCGCTACCAGGAGATTACCTGCCGGTCGGCGCTGAATCCCGTGAAAGGGATGCCGTTCAAGTGGACGCTCAATCCCTATCGCGGCTGTACTCACGGCTGTCACTACTGCTTCGCGCGCCGCTACCAGACGCAGTTCGCCCTCGGCCCTGGGGACGAGTTCTCCTCGCTGATCTTCGTCAAGACGAACTTCCCAGACGTGCTGCAGCGTGAGCTCGATCATCCTTCGTGGACGCGCGAGCAGGTCGCGCTCGGCACCGCGACCGATCCCTATCAACCGATCGAAGGGCACTACAAACTGACCCGCCGCTCGATCGAGGCGCTGATCGCCGGCCGCACGCCGGTTGGCATCGTCACCAAGGGCCCGATGATTGTGCGCGACAAGGAGCTGCTGGCTGAGTTGTCGCGGGTCGCGGGCTGCACGGTGTGCGTCAGCGTGCCGACCGTCGACGAGGATGCCTGGCGAGCTCTCGAGCCCGGCACGGCGCATCCGCTGCAGCGCCTACGCGCCGTCAAGATCCTGCGCGAAGCGGGCGTCCGCGCCGGCGTCCTGATGATGCCGGTCGTACCGGGGTTCACGACACAGCCGGCCAAGCTCGACGCGACGATCAAAGCGATCGCCGATCACGACGCCGCGTTCCTCGGCGCCAACGTGATGTATCTCAAGGGCGGGACCAAGGATCACTTCATGGGCTTTCTCGCCGGCGCGTTCCCGAAGATGGTCAAGAGCTACAACCGGCTCTACGTCGGCGCCTACGCCGCGCCAGCCTACGTCAAGGAGGTTCGCGGCATCATCGAGATGTTCAAGGCGCGTCACGGGATGACGGACAAGCACCGTGAGTTCGACGACGCCGAGCCGGAGGAGGCGATAACGCCTGCCGCGCAGCCGCAGCAGGCGTCGTTGCGGTTCTAG
- a CDS encoding UbiA family prenyltransferase: protein MTPRASAASERAAGPGGSKPARILLELSRPFTLVAPALGFASGAATAYGAAPREQWTAAILLYPIVGVMMAAVLNAASNALNQIYDLEIDRVNKPKRPLTSGRLSLRGAWIFTWVTYAVALTLAWFVEPGGRHECFWIVVVATIGTFVYSVPPLRTKRHGLWANLTIAIPRGLLLKVAGWSSVKSIAGLEPWYIGAIFGLFLLGASTTKDFADMEGDARGGCRTLPIIYGVKRAAWMISPSFVVPFVLIAVGAWTGVLTGNAVLLQWLALVMTSYGIYVCYLMLRRPEDLAVEENHVSWAHMYRMMFVAQIGFAVAYLL from the coding sequence TTGACGCCTCGAGCGAGCGCCGCGAGCGAGCGTGCGGCGGGGCCCGGGGGGTCGAAGCCGGCCCGGATACTCCTGGAGCTCTCGCGCCCCTTCACGCTCGTCGCGCCCGCGCTCGGTTTCGCGTCCGGTGCCGCCACCGCGTACGGCGCGGCGCCGCGCGAACAGTGGACGGCCGCGATCCTGCTCTATCCGATCGTCGGCGTGATGATGGCGGCCGTGCTCAACGCGGCGTCGAACGCGCTCAACCAGATCTACGATCTCGAGATCGACCGCGTCAACAAGCCGAAACGGCCGCTGACGTCGGGCCGGCTGTCGTTGCGGGGCGCGTGGATCTTCACCTGGGTCACCTACGCGGTCGCGCTGACGCTCGCCTGGTTCGTCGAGCCGGGCGGGCGGCACGAGTGCTTCTGGATCGTCGTCGTCGCGACGATCGGCACGTTCGTCTATTCGGTGCCGCCGCTCCGCACCAAGCGGCACGGGCTCTGGGCCAACCTGACCATCGCGATCCCGCGCGGCCTGCTGCTGAAGGTGGCGGGCTGGTCGTCGGTAAAATCGATCGCCGGTCTCGAGCCCTGGTACATCGGGGCGATCTTCGGCCTGTTCCTGCTCGGCGCCTCGACGACGAAGGACTTCGCCGACATGGAGGGAGACGCGCGCGGCGGCTGCCGCACACTGCCGATCATCTACGGTGTGAAGCGCGCCGCCTGGATGATCTCGCCGTCGTTCGTCGTCCCGTTCGTGCTGATCGCGGTCGGCGCGTGGACCGGCGTGCTGACCGGAAACGCCGTGCTGCTGCAGTGGCTCGCCCTGGTCATGACGTCGTACGGCATCTACGTCTGCTACCTGATGCTGCGCCGCCCCGAGGACCTCGCGGTCGAAGAGAACCACGTCTCGTGGGCGCACATGTACCGCATGATGTTCGTCGCCCAAATCGGTTTCGCGGTTGCATATTTGTTATGA